A genomic window from Flintibacter sp. KGMB00164 includes:
- a CDS encoding peptidylprolyl isomerase — translation MAQNPIVTIEMEDGGIMKAELYPEVAPNTVNNFISLIQKGYYDGLIFHRVIPGFMIQGGCPDGTGMGGPGYSIKGEFTQNRFPNELRHDRGVLSMARTMAPDSAGSQFFIMVEQAPHLDGQYASFGKVIEGMEVADAIVSTKRDWNDKPRQPQRMKKVTVETFGVDYPEPEKV, via the coding sequence ATGGCACAGAATCCTATCGTTACCATCGAGATGGAGGACGGCGGCATCATGAAGGCCGAGCTGTACCCCGAGGTGGCTCCCAACACCGTCAACAACTTCATCAGCCTCATTCAGAAGGGCTACTATGACGGCCTGATCTTCCACCGGGTCATCCCCGGCTTTATGATCCAGGGCGGCTGCCCCGACGGCACCGGCATGGGCGGCCCCGGCTACTCCATCAAGGGCGAGTTCACCCAGAACCGCTTCCCCAACGAGTTGCGCCACGACCGGGGCGTGCTGTCCATGGCCCGGACCATGGCTCCCGACTCCGCGGGCAGCCAGTTCTTCATCATGGTGGAGCAGGCTCCCCACCTGGATGGCCAGTATGCCTCCTTCGGCAAGGTTATCGAGGGTATGGAGGTGGCCGATGCCATCGTGTCCACCAAGCGGGACTGGAACGACAAGCCCCGCCAGCCTCAGCGCATGAAGAAGGTCACCGTGGAGACCTTCGGCGTGGACTATCCCGAGCCTGAAAAAGTCTAA
- the smpB gene encoding SsrA-binding protein SmpB, giving the protein MAESVKVVAKNSKAYHDYFIEEKYEAGIELAGTEVKSIRQGHVNLKDSFCHIKDGQMSVIGMHISPYEKGNIFNKDPLRQRRLLMHKREIMRLFAHIKQDGYSLIPLSVYFKGPRVKLEIGLAKGKKLYDKRESAARRDAKREMDRTMKSRNTRY; this is encoded by the coding sequence ATGGCAGAGTCGGTCAAGGTGGTGGCCAAGAACAGCAAGGCCTACCACGACTACTTCATTGAAGAGAAATATGAGGCCGGCATTGAGCTTGCGGGCACCGAGGTCAAGTCCATCCGCCAGGGCCATGTGAACCTGAAGGACTCCTTCTGCCACATCAAGGACGGGCAGATGTCGGTCATCGGGATGCACATCAGCCCCTATGAGAAGGGGAATATCTTCAACAAGGATCCTCTTCGCCAGCGCCGGCTGCTGATGCACAAGCGGGAGATCATGCGCCTGTTTGCCCATATCAAGCAGGACGGCTATTCCCTCATCCCCCTGAGCGTCTACTTCAAAGGTCCCCGGGTCAAGCTGGAGATCGGCCTGGCCAAGGGCAAGAAGCTCTATGACAAGCGGGAATCCGCCGCCCGGCGGGACGCCAAGCGGGAGATGGACCGCACCATGAAGTCCCGGAATACCCGGTATTAA